The following nucleotide sequence is from Acidimicrobiia bacterium.
GCAGCTCACCTCGGTGGGGATGAGGTTGTGGTGGTAATCGATCCTCGTCAGATCGTCGGAGACGTCCAGGTCCCCGATGTGGCGGACGCGTACCGGCCCAAAGTGCTCGTCGTCGATGACAGTCTCGGGGTTCGGCAACTCATTTCTGCCACCCTCGGAGTCAACGGATTCGATACCACTGTGGCCTCAGATGCCGAGGAAGCGCTCAGGATTCTCGTAGAGTCACAAGTAGATGCTCTTGTTGTCGATTTTCAAATGCCCGGACGTGACGGGATCGAATTGGTTCGCCAGGTCCGATCCGTCCGTCGTAGCCTCCCCATCGTGATGGTTTCAGGGGTGGCGGCCGCGGCTGATCAGCGTCGCGCCTACGCCCAAGGCGTCGATGCGTATCTCGACAAGGCAGACTTCCGGCGAGGCGCTTTGGCAACCACCCTCTGGGCTTTGTGCGGTGCGGCGACCAAGGAGATGCGACAATGAAGATTCTTGTCGCCGACGACTCACCGGTGATACGGACTGCGGTCTCCGTGGTTCTCAGCGCCGATGGGCATGAGATCGTGACTGCTGAGGACGGCATCAGCACGATTCAAGCGGTATACCGCGAGATGCCCGACCTCATTGTTCTTGATATCCAGATGCCGCGGATGACCGGGTATATGGCCTGCCGGCTTCTGAAAGAAGACTGGACGGTTGCCCACATTCCGGTCCTGATCCTGACGGCCCACGACTCGACGGAGGACCGGTACTGGGCGGTCAAATCGGGCGCTGACGGGTACCTGACCAAAGAAGCTCTTGGCGACGAGCTGGCGGCGGCGGTCAAGTCGGTTTCGGCGGCCCGCGCCTTGTCCGAGTTGAGCGGATCGAAACCAGCGGATCCGATTGACCTGGATCAAATGGATGTCCTTGAACGGGTTACCTCGATGCTCGACCGCAAGCTCTTTGAGATGACCGTCGTCAACGACATCGTCACGCTCTCGACCAGACCGCTGGACCTCAAGACGACCCTCACCGAACTCATGTTCATCGTGCGACGATTCGTTTCTTTCGACCTGGCAGCTCTGGCGTTGGTAGATGAAAAGGCGATATCGGTTCACGTCGATCGGGCCATCAACGTTGATGAGTTTGAAACGTTCATCCATCGATCCGCCACCGAGCTGAACAACCGTGCCCATCTCGATTATGAACCTTCAGCGATGCAGGTTTGGCGGTCGGACTCCATAGAGATGTTGGCCGTCGATACCGACAAGCTCGTGTCTACCTTTACCGTCGAACTCAAAATGCGCGGTGATGTGTTGGGCGTGTTGCTGCTCGGGGCGACAACTCTCAATGCGTTCCCGCCCGGGGTGGCCAAGACATTGCGAGCTATTAGCTCGCCAATGGCCACGGTCATCGATTCGGCAGTACACCACGCCAAACTGATCGAAGAAGAGGCCCGGCACAGCTTGTCGAGCCTCTATGACAACTAGTAGTAACTAACGGAGACGGCGCAGCCGGGAGGTTGCGAACAAGGATTAACGCATGGAGCTTCAATCAGCGTTCTTCGCTGCTCTATCCATCCTCGTGGGGGGCGTCGGGATAGTGGCTGTGATCCTGGCGAGACGTCGCGAGCGAGCGGCGGTCGAAGCTGCCGAGCGCGCCGCCCGGATGAAGAATGACTTCGTTTCCATGGTTAGTCACGAATTGCGTACTCCGCTCACTTCCATCTCGGGCTTTGGTTCGCTGTTGGCTGAGGGGTGGCGAGATCTCCAGCCCGAAGAAGTGGATGAATTTGTCAATATTGTCGTATCGCAGGCCAAGCACCTCGAAGAGTTGGTCGAAGACGTCCTGGTGATTCCGAGACTGGAAGCCGGCCGGCTGCGTCTCGAACCTGAGCTCCTCGACGTTTCGCTTCTTGCCCATGAGCTGGCCACGCTCACCTTCCGGGATTCTGACACTGAGGCGCAGACGACGATTCCCGGTGGGGCGATGGTATTTGCCGACCGGCGGCGGGTCGGGCAGGTTCTCCGCAATCTCCTTGAGAACGCTCGGAAGTACGGTGGCGATCAAGTCCTGATCGAAGGCGCCCACGTCGGCGAGCTCTTTATGGTCGTGGTATCCGATAATGGCCAGGGCGTGCAGGAGCAGGAGCAGGAACTGATCTTCCGGCACTTTGAACAGGTTTCCAAGGGCGACAGTCGAGCCAACCAGGGGATCGGTTTGGGTCTACCAATCGCCCGTAATCTGGCGAGAGCCATGGGTGGTGACGTCTGGTACGAGGCCCGGTTCCC
It contains:
- a CDS encoding HAMP domain-containing histidine kinase; this encodes MELQSAFFAALSILVGGVGIVAVILARRRERAAVEAAERAARMKNDFVSMVSHELRTPLTSISGFGSLLAEGWRDLQPEEVDEFVNIVVSQAKHLEELVEDVLVIPRLEAGRLRLEPELLDVSLLAHELATLTFRDSDTEAQTTIPGGAMVFADRRRVGQVLRNLLENARKYGGDQVLIEGAHVGELFMVVVSDNGQGVQEQEQELIFRHFEQVSKGDSRANQGIGLGLPIARNLARAMGGDVWYEARFPVGARFCFTLRTTSADDRVSTVARV
- a CDS encoding response regulator is translated as MKILVADDSPVIRTAVSVVLSADGHEIVTAEDGISTIQAVYREMPDLIVLDIQMPRMTGYMACRLLKEDWTVAHIPVLILTAHDSTEDRYWAVKSGADGYLTKEALGDELAAAVKSVSAARALSELSGSKPADPIDLDQMDVLERVTSMLDRKLFEMTVVNDIVTLSTRPLDLKTTLTELMFIVRRFVSFDLAALALVDEKAISVHVDRAINVDEFETFIHRSATELNNRAHLDYEPSAMQVWRSDSIEMLAVDTDKLVSTFTVELKMRGDVLGVLLLGATTLNAFPPGVAKTLRAISSPMATVIDSAVHHAKLIEEEARHSLSSLYDN